In Pseudomonas sp. ADAK18, a single window of DNA contains:
- a CDS encoding amino acid permease, with protein sequence MADDMVNPVGLKRGLKNRHIQLIALGGAIGTGLFLGSAGVLKSAGPSMILGYAIAGFIAFLIMRQLGEMIVEEPVAGSFSHFAHKYWGSYAGFLAGWNYWVLYVLVGMAELTAVGKYIQFWWPEIPTWASAVVFFIAVNLINTLNVKFFGETEFWFAIIKVVAIIGMILLGCYLLFSGTGGPQASVSNLWDHGGFFPNGGMGLLMSMAFIMFSFGGLELVGITAAEASEPRKVIPKAINQVVYRILIFYVGALTVLLSLYPWDQLLQTLGASGDAYSGSPFVQIFSLIGNDTAAHILNFVVLTAALSVYNSGVYCNSRMLFGLAEQGDAPKALLKLNKQGVPLRALGISALVTLLCVVINYVAPHDALELLFALVVASLMINWALISLTHIKFRKAMGEQGLVPSFKTFWFPFSNYLCLAFMLMIICVMLAIPGVRASVYAIPVWVGIIYVAYRVRMNNAKAVIVR encoded by the coding sequence ATGGCGGATGACATGGTTAACCCGGTGGGCCTCAAGCGCGGCCTGAAGAACCGGCATATTCAACTGATTGCCCTGGGTGGGGCGATTGGTACGGGCTTGTTCCTCGGTTCGGCCGGGGTACTCAAGTCGGCGGGGCCGTCGATGATCCTCGGCTATGCGATTGCCGGGTTCATTGCCTTCCTGATCATGCGCCAGCTCGGCGAGATGATTGTTGAAGAGCCAGTGGCAGGTTCCTTCAGCCACTTTGCCCACAAGTACTGGGGCAGTTACGCGGGCTTTCTGGCGGGCTGGAACTACTGGGTGCTGTATGTGCTGGTGGGCATGGCCGAGCTGACGGCGGTCGGCAAGTACATCCAGTTCTGGTGGCCGGAAATTCCGACCTGGGCCAGCGCCGTGGTGTTCTTCATCGCGGTCAACCTGATCAATACCCTGAACGTGAAGTTCTTCGGCGAGACCGAGTTCTGGTTCGCGATCATCAAGGTGGTGGCGATCATCGGCATGATCCTGCTGGGCTGCTACTTGCTGTTCAGCGGCACCGGCGGCCCGCAAGCCTCGGTGAGCAACCTGTGGGACCACGGCGGTTTCTTCCCCAATGGCGGCATGGGGCTGTTGATGTCCATGGCCTTCATCATGTTCTCGTTCGGCGGCCTGGAGCTGGTGGGTATCACTGCCGCCGAGGCCAGCGAGCCGCGCAAGGTGATCCCCAAGGCGATCAACCAGGTGGTGTACCGGATCCTGATTTTCTACGTCGGCGCACTAACCGTGCTGCTGTCGTTGTACCCATGGGACCAACTGCTGCAAACCCTCGGCGCGTCCGGCGATGCCTACAGCGGCAGCCCATTCGTGCAGATCTTCTCGCTGATCGGTAACGACACCGCCGCGCACATCCTCAACTTCGTGGTGCTGACCGCCGCGCTGTCGGTGTACAACAGCGGCGTGTACTGCAACAGCCGCATGTTGTTCGGCCTGGCGGAACAAGGCGATGCGCCCAAAGCGCTGTTGAAGCTGAACAAGCAAGGCGTGCCTCTGCGGGCCCTGGGGATTTCGGCACTGGTGACGCTGCTGTGCGTGGTAATCAACTACGTCGCGCCGCACGATGCGCTGGAGCTGTTGTTCGCGCTGGTGGTTGCCTCGTTGATGATCAACTGGGCGCTGATCAGCCTGACCCACATCAAGTTCCGCAAGGCCATGGGCGAGCAAGGCCTGGTGCCGTCGTTCAAGACCTTCTGGTTCCCGTTCAGCAACTACTTGTGCCTGGCGTTCATGCTGATGATCATCTGCGTGATGCTCGCGATTCCAGGTGTGCGGGCGTCGGTGTATGCGATACCGGTGTGGGTAGGGATTATCTATGTGGCATATCGGGTGCGTATGAACAACGCCAAGGCCGTGATCGTACGCTAA
- the antC gene encoding anthranilate 1,2-dioxygenase electron transfer component AntC: MNHKVAFSFADGKTLFFPIGAHEILLDAALRNGIKIPLDCREGVCGTCQGRCESGDYSQDYVDEEALSSVDLQQRKMLSCQTRVTSDAAFYFDFDSSLCNAPGPVQIRSTVSQVQQVSSSTAILYLQLDQSLDFLPGQYARLSIPGTDSRRSYSFANRPGNQLQFLIRLLPDGVMSNYIRERCQVGDELLLEAPLGAFYLRHVAKPLVLVAGGTGLSALLGMLDELAERGCEQPVHLYYGVRGAADLCETARIGAYAEKIPGFRYTEVLSDPTPDWSGKCGYLTEHFDLAELRDSSADMYVCGPPPMVESIKNWLLDQGLDGVSLYYEKFTESNI; this comes from the coding sequence ATGAATCACAAAGTGGCCTTCAGTTTTGCCGACGGCAAAACCCTGTTTTTCCCCATCGGCGCCCATGAAATCCTGCTGGATGCGGCCTTGCGCAACGGCATCAAGATCCCTCTGGATTGCCGCGAAGGGGTCTGCGGCACCTGCCAGGGTCGCTGCGAATCCGGCGACTACAGCCAGGATTACGTCGACGAGGAAGCCCTCTCCAGCGTTGACCTGCAACAACGCAAAATGCTCAGTTGCCAAACCCGGGTCACATCCGACGCGGCGTTTTACTTCGATTTTGATTCCAGCCTGTGTAACGCGCCGGGGCCGGTGCAGATTCGCAGCACGGTCAGCCAGGTGCAGCAGGTCTCGAGCAGCACCGCGATCCTGTATCTGCAACTGGACCAGTCGCTGGACTTCCTGCCGGGCCAATACGCCCGCCTGTCTATTCCCGGTACCGACAGCCGGCGCTCCTACTCTTTCGCCAATCGCCCGGGCAATCAGTTGCAGTTCCTGATCCGTCTGCTGCCGGACGGTGTGATGAGCAACTACATCCGAGAGCGCTGCCAGGTAGGCGATGAGTTGTTGCTGGAGGCTCCGCTGGGCGCGTTCTACCTGCGCCATGTGGCCAAACCGTTGGTATTGGTGGCCGGCGGTACCGGGTTGTCGGCACTGCTGGGCATGCTGGATGAGCTTGCCGAACGTGGTTGCGAGCAGCCGGTGCACTTGTATTACGGCGTCCGTGGCGCGGCTGATTTGTGTGAGACCGCGCGCATTGGCGCCTATGCTGAAAAAATCCCGGGGTTTCGCTACACCGAGGTGTTGAGTGATCCCACTCCCGATTGGAGCGGCAAGTGCGGCTACTTGACCGAACATTTCGATTTGGCCGAACTGCGGGACAGTTCGGCGGATATGTACGTCTGCGGTCCGCCGCCGATGGTCGAATCCATCAAAAACTGGCTGCTGGATCAGGGACTTGATGGCGTTTCACTGTATTACGAAAAGTTTACCGAGAGTAATATCTGA
- the antB gene encoding anthranilate 1,2-dioxygenase small subunit — MNAQLQYRIEQFFYRKSELCDAQDWDAYVQLFDPQSEFHLPQWDSEHVYTRDPKREMSLIYYANRSGLEDRVFRLRTGKAASATPMPRTLHLINNVRIAEQADGMLEVRLNWHTLFYRLATSEQFYGNATYTLKPDGDSWLITRKHALLLNDTINSVLDFYHL; from the coding sequence ATGAATGCGCAACTGCAATACCGGATCGAGCAGTTTTTCTACCGCAAATCCGAACTGTGCGATGCCCAGGACTGGGACGCCTATGTGCAGCTGTTCGACCCGCAGAGTGAATTCCACCTGCCGCAATGGGACTCGGAGCACGTCTACACCCGTGACCCCAAGCGCGAGATGTCGCTGATCTACTACGCCAACCGTTCGGGCCTGGAAGACCGGGTGTTCCGCCTGCGCACCGGCAAGGCCGCCTCCGCCACGCCGATGCCGCGCACCCTGCACCTGATCAATAACGTGCGTATCGCCGAGCAGGCAGACGGGATGCTGGAAGTACGGCTGAACTGGCACACGCTGTTCTATCGGTTAGCCACTTCGGAGCAGTTCTACGGAAACGCCACCTACACCTTGAAACCCGATGGCGACAGCTGGTTGATCACCCGCAAGCATGCGTTGCTGCTCAACGACACCATCAACTCGGTGCTGGATTTTTATCACCTCTGA
- the antA gene encoding anthranilate 1,2-dioxygenase large subunit: MSGARSVEQWKTFIESCLDFRPADQVFRIARDMFTEPELFDLEMELIFEKNWIYACHESELANNHDFVTMRAGRQPMIITRDGEGQLNALINACQHRGTTLTRVGKGNQSTFTCPFHAWCYKSDGRLVKVKAPGEYPEGFDKATRGLKKARIESYKGFVFISLDVNGTNSLEDFLGDAKVFFDMMVAQSATGELEVLPGKSAYTYDGNWKLQNENGLDGYHVSTVHYNYVATVQHRQQVNTENGAGTGTTLDYSKLGAGDANTDDGWFAFNNGHSVLFSDMPNPSVRSGYATIMPRLVEEHGQDKAEWMMHRLRNLNIYPSLFFLDQISSQLRIIRPIAWNKTEIISQCLGVKNESDADRENRIRQFEDFFNVSGMGTPDDLVEFREAQRGFQGRLERWSDISRGSHRWETGPTRNSEAIGIQPAMTGTEFTHEGLYVNQHRNWQKFLLDGLDAQSLKLREV; the protein is encoded by the coding sequence ATGAGTGGTGCAAGAAGCGTCGAACAGTGGAAAACCTTTATTGAAAGCTGCCTGGATTTTCGTCCGGCAGACCAAGTATTCCGCATCGCCCGGGACATGTTCACTGAGCCAGAACTGTTTGATCTGGAGATGGAGCTGATCTTCGAAAAGAACTGGATCTACGCCTGTCATGAAAGCGAACTGGCCAACAACCACGACTTCGTGACGATGCGCGCCGGGCGCCAACCGATGATCATCACCCGCGACGGCGAAGGCCAGCTCAATGCGTTGATCAACGCCTGCCAGCATCGCGGCACCACCTTGACCCGGGTCGGCAAGGGCAACCAGTCCACCTTCACCTGCCCGTTCCACGCCTGGTGCTACAAAAGCGATGGCCGGTTGGTGAAGGTCAAGGCGCCGGGGGAATATCCGGAAGGTTTCGACAAGGCGACTCGCGGCCTGAAAAAGGCGCGGATCGAGAGCTACAAGGGGTTTGTCTTCATCAGCCTCGACGTCAACGGCACCAATAGCCTGGAAGACTTCCTCGGCGACGCCAAAGTGTTCTTCGACATGATGGTCGCCCAGTCCGCCACCGGCGAGCTGGAAGTGCTGCCTGGCAAGTCGGCCTACACCTACGACGGCAACTGGAAACTGCAGAACGAAAATGGCCTGGATGGCTACCACGTCAGCACCGTGCACTATAACTACGTGGCCACGGTGCAACATCGCCAGCAGGTCAACACCGAGAACGGTGCAGGTACAGGTACGACCCTGGACTACAGCAAACTCGGGGCCGGCGACGCCAATACCGATGACGGCTGGTTCGCCTTCAACAACGGCCACAGCGTGCTGTTCAGCGATATGCCCAACCCGTCGGTGCGCTCCGGCTACGCCACCATCATGCCGCGCCTGGTGGAAGAACACGGCCAGGACAAGGCCGAATGGATGATGCATCGCCTGCGCAACCTGAACATCTACCCGAGCCTGTTTTTCCTCGACCAGATCAGCTCGCAGCTGCGGATCATCCGCCCGATAGCGTGGAACAAGACCGAGATCATCAGCCAGTGCCTGGGGGTGAAAAACGAGTCCGACGCCGACCGGGAAAACCGTATTCGCCAGTTCGAAGACTTCTTCAACGTTTCCGGCATGGGTACACCCGACGATCTGGTGGAGTTTCGCGAAGCCCAACGTGGTTTCCAGGGCCGCCTGGAACGTTGGAGCGACATCTCTCGCGGCAGCCACCGCTGGGAAACCGGCCCGACCCGTAACAGCGAAGCTATCGGCATCCAGCCGGCCATGACCGGCACCGAATTCACCCACGAAGGGCTGTACGTCAACCAGCACCGCAACTGGCAGAAGTTCCTGCTGGACGGTCTCGACGCCCAATCCTTGAAACTGCGTGAGGTGTGA
- a CDS encoding helix-turn-helix domain-containing protein encodes MSSDTRDIRIDRFDLEGARSWMSGICGPHRLETATPERIRFHHSANVFKSRATTLGIIEYGTDVTIDIEDAEHFSSYSLSLPLVGEQELSKNGERLSSNRDQGVIISPNEHQVLAISGDCRKLQVVITRAAMSESLEGLLQRPIEAPLRFESVMDAVEGASASWWRMARYFIAELERSSELYDQAAFTRDLESSLIKGLILAQPNNYSEELRDVLGVKLPHYLIRARQYIHDNAREAVHLEDLEAAAGVSRFKLFDAFRKYFALSPMAYLKKYRLGAVRQEILEHGSTRTISEIALGWGFTHLGRFSAEYRKLFDESPSMTLQRNDARRMRGA; translated from the coding sequence ATGAGTAGCGATACACGCGATATCCGTATTGATCGTTTCGACCTTGAAGGCGCCCGCAGCTGGATGTCCGGCATTTGCGGGCCGCATCGGCTGGAGACGGCCACGCCTGAGCGCATCCGCTTTCATCACAGCGCCAATGTGTTCAAGTCCCGCGCCACGACGTTGGGGATCATTGAATACGGCACCGACGTGACTATCGATATCGAAGACGCCGAGCATTTCAGCAGCTACAGCCTGAGCCTGCCGCTGGTGGGTGAGCAGGAGCTGAGTAAGAACGGCGAGCGGCTGAGCTCCAATCGCGACCAGGGCGTGATCATCTCGCCTAACGAACATCAGGTGCTGGCGATCTCCGGCGACTGCCGAAAATTACAGGTGGTGATCACCCGCGCGGCCATGAGCGAATCCCTGGAAGGCCTACTGCAACGACCGATTGAAGCGCCGCTGCGCTTCGAGTCGGTGATGGATGCAGTGGAGGGCGCTTCGGCGTCGTGGTGGAGGATGGCGCGGTACTTCATTGCAGAACTGGAACGCAGCAGCGAGCTGTATGACCAGGCGGCGTTCACTCGCGACCTGGAAAGCTCATTGATCAAGGGCCTGATTCTTGCCCAGCCGAATAACTACTCCGAAGAACTGCGGGACGTCCTCGGGGTGAAGCTGCCGCACTATCTGATCCGCGCTCGCCAGTACATCCACGACAACGCCCGCGAGGCGGTACACCTGGAAGATCTTGAAGCGGCAGCTGGCGTGTCGCGGTTCAAGCTGTTCGATGCCTTCAGGAAGTACTTTGCGTTGTCGCCCATGGCCTATCTGAAGAAATATCGACTGGGGGCAGTGCGCCAGGAGATCTTGGAACACGGCTCAACCCGCACCATCTCCGAGATCGCCCTGGGCTGGGGCTTTACTCACCTGGGACGGTTCTCGGCGGAGTACCGCAAGCTGTTCGATGAGTCGCCGAGCATGACCTTGCAGCGCAATGATGCGCGGCGCATGCGTGGTGCCTGA
- a CDS encoding LysR family transcriptional regulator, whose protein sequence is MELRHLRYFQVLGETLNFTRAAERLHIAQPPLSRQIQQLEDELGVILLERGRPLRLTEAGRFFYEHANVLLEQLGKVCDNTRRIGLGQKTWLGIGFAPSTLYGVLPELIRRLRTHDGLELELGLSEMTTLQQVEALKAGRIDVGFGRIRIDDPAIVQRVLVEDRLVAVLPAGHPLLAAPATLAQLAAEPFVLYPGNPRPSYADHVIALFDAHGLSLKVAQWTNELQTAIGLVGAGMGVTLVPASVQVLHRADIGYTPIVETTATSPIILSRRINDQSPGLSHCLQLVEELI, encoded by the coding sequence ATGGAACTGCGCCATCTGCGTTACTTTCAGGTGCTGGGAGAAACCCTCAACTTCACCCGCGCCGCCGAGCGCCTGCACATCGCCCAGCCGCCCTTGAGCCGGCAGATCCAGCAATTGGAAGACGAACTCGGGGTGATCTTGCTGGAGCGTGGCCGGCCGTTGCGGCTGACCGAAGCCGGACGGTTTTTTTATGAGCACGCCAATGTGCTGCTGGAGCAATTGGGCAAGGTTTGCGACAACACCCGGCGCATTGGCCTGGGGCAAAAAACCTGGCTCGGCATCGGCTTTGCGCCGTCGACGCTGTACGGCGTATTGCCGGAACTCATACGCCGGCTGCGCACCCACGATGGCCTTGAGCTGGAATTGGGGTTGTCGGAGATGACCACGTTGCAACAGGTCGAAGCGCTCAAGGCCGGGCGGATTGATGTGGGCTTCGGGCGGATTCGCATCGACGATCCGGCCATCGTGCAGCGGGTATTGGTGGAGGATCGTTTGGTAGCGGTGTTGCCCGCCGGGCATCCGTTGTTGGCCGCCCCGGCGACCCTTGCGCAATTGGCCGCAGAGCCCTTTGTGCTCTACCCCGGCAACCCGCGCCCCAGTTACGCCGACCATGTGATCGCGTTGTTCGACGCCCACGGTTTGAGCCTCAAGGTGGCGCAGTGGACCAATGAATTGCAGACCGCCATCGGCCTGGTGGGCGCAGGCATGGGGGTGACGCTGGTACCGGCCTCGGTGCAGGTGCTGCATCGAGCAGACATTGGCTATACGCCGATTGTAGAGACCACCGCGACCTCGCCGATCATTCTCAGCCGGCGGATCAATGATCAGTCGCCAGGGCTCAGCCATTGCCTGCAATTGGTGGAAGAGTTGATCTGA